A single region of the Salvia miltiorrhiza cultivar Shanhuang (shh) chromosome 8, IMPLAD_Smil_shh, whole genome shotgun sequence genome encodes:
- the LOC130997897 gene encoding probable glycosyltransferase At5g03795 has translation MEMEGCNRRMCSWWKTSSSSARRLGFMVPLMVVSVMVVLMGSKSSNWIFASNYYPWTWGSVYPASSLSAPHNSSTFPPPAEDAGAALELRRRVVGGGEREEALSVDYALERSTAAPPLGVQVREAEPPSDGTKVELIITPKESNVSTLFNETHVLPSSPIISRRFTNLEILEAKLQKARAAISNAKNGNTSFDPDYVPSGPIYWNPSSFHRSYLEMEKLFKVFIYKEGEHPIFHNGPCGSIYSMEGNFIYKMETSNFRTKNPDKASVYFLPFSVASMVHFIYDKNAPDHWLPLKRTVKDYVNLVAGRYPYWNRSLGSDHFMLSCHDWGPELSKSLPELFKNSIRALCNANISEGFQPSKDVTIPEINLIGGRTNGLIGGPSPSRRPILAFFAGGVHGPIRPILLEHWEDKDPDIQVHKYLAKGVSYSAMMRKSKYCLCPSGYEVASPRMVEALYTGCVPVLLKDGYVPPFSDVLNWKSFSVEVPVKDIPNLKSILEGISKRQYIRMQRRGVAARRHFEVNLPPKRYDVFHMTLHSIWLRRMNIRLHGVQDS, from the exons ATGGAGATGGAGGGGTGCAATAGAAGGATGTGTTCGTGGTGGAAAACGTCGTCGTCGTCGGCgaggcggctagggtttatgGTGCCGTTAATGgtggtttcggtgatggtggTTTTGATGGGTTCCAAGTCATCCAATTGGATCTTCGCCTCCAATTACTACCCGTGGACTTGGGGTTCCGTTTATCCCGCTTCTTCTCTCTCCGCTCCCCACAATTCCTCTACCTTTCCTCCGCCGGCGGAGGACGCCGGCGCGGCTTTGGAGTTGCGGCGGAGAGTGGTTGGCGGCGGCGAGAGGGAGGAGGCTCTGTCCGTTGACTACGCTCTCGAGCGCTCCACCGCCGCACCGCCGCTCGGTGTTCAAGTTAGAGAGGCCGAACCGCCG AGCGATGGAACCAAAGTGGAATTAATAATCACGCCGAAAGAGTCCAACGTCTCGACTCTATTCAATGAGACTCATGTTCTTCCCTCGAGCCCCATAATAAGTAGAAGGTTTACCAACTTGGAAATACTCGAGGCCAAACTGCAGAAAGCTCGAGCTGCAATTAGCAATGCGAAAAATGGAAATACATCGTTTGATCCTGACTACGTCCCATCGGGTCCTATTTACTGGAATCCCTCTTCTTTTCACAG gaGCTACCTTGAGATGGAAAAGCTCTTCAAAGTGTTCATCTATAAAGAAGGGGAACATCCTATTTTTCACAATGGTCCTTGTGGAAGCATCTATTCTATGGAGGGAAATTTCATTTATAAGATGGAAACGTCAAACTTTCGGACCAAAAATCCCGACAAAGCGAGTGTTTACTTCCTTCCCTTCAGTGTGGCGTCCATGGTTCACTTCATCTACGACAAAAATGCTCCCGATCACTGGCTGCCACTAAAACGAACAGTAAAGGACTACGTCAATCTTGTAGCCGGAAGGTACCCGTATTGGAATCGGAGCCTCGGATCCGACCACTTCATGCTCTCTTGCCATGATTGG GGGCCTGAACTTTCAAAGTCTCTTCCAGAGCTATTCAAGAACTCGATCCGAGCCTTATGCAATGCGAACATATCCGAAGGGTTCCAACCCTCGAAAGATGTGACGATCCCAGAGATCAACCTGATTGGTGGCCGGACAAATGGGCTGATTGGGGGGCCATCGCCATCCAGAAGGCCGATCCTCGCCTTCTTTGCAGGTGGGGTCCATGGCCCCATTAGGCCAATTCTTCTCGAACATTGGGAGGACAAAGATCCCGATATTCAAGTCCACAAGTATCTCGCCAAAGGCGTCTCGTACTCTGCAATGATGCGAAAGAGCAAGTACTGTCTCTGCCCTAGCGGCTACGAGGTTGCGAGCCCCCGTATGGTGGAGGCACTGTACACCGGGTGTGTCCCCGTCCTATTGAAGGATGGGTATGTGCCGCCTTTCAGCGATGTCCTTAACTGGAAGTCGTTTTCTGTCGAAGTCCCGGTTAAGGACATCCCGAACCTCAAGAGCATCCTTGAGGGGATCTCGAAGAGGCAGTACATAAGGATGCAGCGGCGTGGGGTGGCGGCACGTCGCCATTTTGAGGTGAATTTGCCTCCGAAAAGGTATGATGTGTTTCATATGACGCTACATTCGATTTGGCTGAGAAGAATGAATATTAGGCTGCATGGAGTTCAAGATTCATGA
- the LOC130997898 gene encoding probable glycosyltransferase At5g03795, whose amino-acid sequence MADPSSFSSSPKLVYFVLIPLLMLSALVILLNQKPSASFSWPPQPLSYTPASATTIVEDQPPPPPPPPPPVVESMRKHVDSDKLDMVEASLAKARANIHEAQRNNESSDDADYVPQGPFYRNPNAFHRSYLEMENTLRFYIYEEGEPPLFHYSKSLGILGIEGIIIHQMEISKFRTRDPQKAHLFLVPLSVQSIVAYAYVRHNRAWDPLQNIARDYINLISTNHPYWNRTLGHDHFIIGCHDWTPTVSRGVAHLYKNSIRVLCNANTSEGFKPETDVSMPEIHLPEGTTEGLIGGPGAENRSILVFYAGGIHGYIREVLMEKWRNRDKEVQVHEYLPKSMSYYGMMRRSKYCICPSGWEVASPRMVEAIYMGCVPLLLKDHYAKPFDDVLDWTKFAVEVEVKDIPNLKNILKAIPPHRYVEMQRNGVKVRRHFEVNFPPRRYDVFHMILHSVWLRRINLQLHHAH is encoded by the exons ATGGCGGATCCCTCCTCCTTTTCTTCTTCACCGAAGCTCGTCTATTTTGTACTCATTCCGTTGCTCATGCTGTCTGCCCTTGTGATTTTACTCAACCAGAAGCCTTCTGCCTCCTTTTCATGGCCGCCTCAACCACTAAGCTACACGCCTGCTTCTGCCACCACTATTGTGGAGGatcagccgccgccgccgccgccacctccgccgccg GTTGTGGAGAGCATGAGAAAACACGTGGATTCAGACAAACTAGACATGGTGGAGGCGAGCTTAGCAAAAGCTCGAGCAAATATCCATGAAGCTCAACGCAACAACGAATCATCAGACGACGCTGACTACGTCCCACAAGGTCCATTCTACAGGAATCCCAACGCTTTCCACAG GAGCTACTTGGAAATGGAGAATACATTGAGGTTCTACATATACGAGGAGGGAGAGCCGCCACTGTTCCACTACAGCAAGAGCCTCGGGATTCTCGGAATCGAAGGCATCATCATTCACCAGATGGAGATCAGCAAGTTCCGAACCCGAGACCCTCAAAAGGCCCACCTTTTCTTGGTACCACTCAGCGTGCAGTCCATCGTCGCCTACGCTTATGTTAGACACAACCGCGCTTGGGATCCCCTGCAGAACATCGCAAGAGACTACATCAACCTCATCTCCACCAACCACCCTTACTGGAATCGAACTCTCGGACACGACCACTTCATCATCGGCTGCCATGATTGG ACGCCGACGGTCTCTCGCGGTGTGGCGCACCTATACAAGAACTCGATAAGGGTGCTGTGCAACGCCAACACCTCGGAAGGGTTCAAGCCGGAGACGGACGTGTCGATGCCGGAGATACACCTCCCGGAGGGCACGACGGAGGGGTTGATCGGAGGGCCGGGGGCGGAGAACCGGTCCATCCTAGTGTTCTACGCGGGAGGCATCCACGGGTACATCAGGGAGGTCCTGATGGAGAAGTGGAGAAACAGAGACAAGGAGGTTCAAGTGCACGAGTATCTCCCGAAGAGCATGTCGTACTACGGGATGATGAGGAGGAGCAAGTACTGCATCTGCCCCAGCGGCTGGGAGGTGGCCAGCCCCAGAATGGTGGAGGCCATTTACATGGGCTGCGTTCCGCTGCTGCTCAAGGACCACTACGCCAAGCCCTTCGACGACGTCTTGGATTGGACTAAGTTTGCCGTTGAGGTGGAGGTCAAGGATATTCCTAACTTGAAGAACATTTTGAAAGCTATTCCACCACACCGCTATGTGGAGATGCAGAGGAATGGTGTCAAAGTGAGGCGCCATTTTGAGGTCAATTTCCCCCCTAGACGCTATGATGTGTTCCACATGATTCTTCATTCTGTGTGGCTTAGAAGAATCAATCTACAACTCCATCATGCTCATTAA